Proteins from a single region of Styela clava chromosome 1, kaStyClav1.hap1.2, whole genome shotgun sequence:
- the LOC120348326 gene encoding heparanase-like isoform X3 has product MELLRRFVIALNLLVITCGKEIRISINGTEAIYIIDKKSPSVTLGMGIFKYGIIKYMNNTKLLTLAKALGPSYVRMGGTKSDHSRFVPGNFARQSRGSEFDDLMSFVNCANWELIFGLNLLNKKNDNTEWNSTNTVQLLNYAKSQKHLVNWELGNEPNSYYHHTGFSVTPREIANAFFQLNKIMESDTWWKQSQLIGPDANSMFKTSSLKFLKTVVHYMGSILNAVTFHQYYMDSRVATVYNFTDPALLDELLPQLKHVKEIVNRQSPDLPVWIGETSSSYGGGAKGLSNTYVAGFMWLDKLGLSASNGIDIVFRQTLVEGNYALLDDNFDPRPDYWLTLLYKTLVGTRILNVTKTVVGATSKHHTKVRIYAHCTNTERTTYPAGSVTLYYLNLSTSRKKLSFAQQSEQNLTIAVTYILTSTPGVLNSSDIYLNNKKLQMVDIHTMPTFNPRQVNIGAGKKINLPPSSFGFIVLKDSKIRACLR; this is encoded by the exons ATGGAGTTATTGCGGAGATTTGTAATTGCTTTAAATCTGCTGGTTATCACGTGTGGAAAAGAG ATTCGCATCTCCATCAACGGTACGGAAGCCATTTACATAATCGATAAAAAATCTCCTTCCGTTACGCTAGGAATGGGAATTTTCAAATACGGGATCATCAAATATATGAA CAACACAAAACTCTTGACATTAGCAAAAGCTCTCGGACCATCGTATGTTAGAATGGGAGGAACAAAATCTGATCATTCACGTTTCGTCCCAGGAAATTTTGCCCGTCAAAGTCGAG GATCAGAGTTCGACGATCTGATGTCCTTCGTAAATTGTGCGAATTGGGAACTTATATTTGGACTAAAtctattgaataaaaaaaatgataatacaGAGTGGAATTCCACAAATACTGTTCAATTACTCAATTATGCAAAAAGCCAAAAACATCTGGTAAATTGGGAACTTGGTAACG aaCCGAATTCATATTACCATCATACAGGATTTTCTGTAACGCCTCGTGAAATAGCCAACGCTTTCTTTCAGCTAAACAAGATTATGGAGTCGGACACATGGTGGAAACAATCACAACTAATTGGACCAGATGCAAACTCGATGTTCAAAACTTCAAGCTTGAAATTTCTTAAAAC AGTTGTTCATTACATGGGATCTATTTTGAATGCTGTGACATTTCATCA GTACTACATGGACAGTAGAGTGGCAACAGTTTATAACTTCACGGATCCTGCTCTTTTAGACGAGTTGCTACCCCAG CTGAAACATGTAAAAGAAATAGTTAATCGACAATCTCCAGATCTTCCCGTTTGGATAGGAGAAACTAGCTCATCCTATGGAGGTGGAGCAAAGGGTCTTTCGAACACTTACGTTGCAGGATTCAT GTGGCTTGATAAGCTGGGTTTATCTGCAAGTAACGGGATAGATATTGTATTCAGACAAACATTAGTAGAAGGAAACTACGCGTTGCTGGACGACAATTTCGATCCTAGGCCG GATTACTGGCTGACATTGCTATATAAAACATTGGTCGGAACTCGAATTTTGAATGTAACGAAAACAGTTGTCGGTGCAACTTCTAAACATCATACAAAGGTTCGAATATATGCGCATTGTACCAACACAGAAAG AACAACATATCCAGCAGGATCTGTGACGTTATATTATCTCAATTTGTCAACAAGTAGAAAGAAATTATCATTTGCACAACAAAGTGAACAAAACTTGACCATAGCAGTGACTTATATTTTGACTTCTACTCCAGGAGTTTTGAATTCAAG TGACATTTATTTGAACAACAAGAAGCTTCAAATGGTAGATATTCACACGATGCCAACTTTCAATCCACGTCAAGTTAACATCGGGGCAGGAAAAAAGATTAATTTGCCACCTTCGTCATTTGGATTTATAGTTTTGAAAGACTCTAAAATTAGGGCTTGCTTAAGATGA
- the LOC120348326 gene encoding heparanase-like isoform X2 gives MGIFKYGIIKYMNNTKLLTLAKALGPSYVRMGGTKSDHSRFVPGNFARQSRDQNCLGEMPNNEEFVRHMLKVAEWQYENSIAKERYRVSDDNVSYTGSEFDDLMSFVNCANWELIFGLNLLNKKNDNTEWNSTNTVQLLNYAKSQKHLVNWELGNEPNSYYHHTGFSVTPREIANAFFQLNKIMESDTWWKQSQLIGPDANSMFKTSSLKFLKTVVHYMGSILNAVTFHQYYMDSRVATVYNFTDPALLDELLPQLKHVKEIVNRQSPDLPVWIGETSSSYGGGAKGLSNTYVAGFMWLDKLGLSASNGIDIVFRQTLVEGNYALLDDNFDPRPDYWLTLLYKTLVGTRILNVTKTVVGATSKHHTKVRIYAHCTNTERTTYPAGSVTLYYLNLSTSRKKLSFAQQSEQNLTIAVTYILTSTPGVLNSSDIYLNNKKLQMVDIHTMPTFNPRQVNIGAGKKINLPPSSFGFIVLKDSKIRACLR, from the exons ATGGGAATTTTCAAATACGGGATCATCAAATATATGAA CAACACAAAACTCTTGACATTAGCAAAAGCTCTCGGACCATCGTATGTTAGAATGGGAGGAACAAAATCTGATCATTCACGTTTCGTCCCAGGAAATTTTGCCCGTCAAAGTCGAG atcaaAATTGTCTTGGAGAAATGCCAAATAACGAAGAATTTGTGAGACATATgctcaaagttgcagaatggCAATATGAAAATTCCATAGCAAAGGAAAGATACCGGGTATCTGATGATAATGTATCATACACAG GATCAGAGTTCGACGATCTGATGTCCTTCGTAAATTGTGCGAATTGGGAACTTATATTTGGACTAAAtctattgaataaaaaaaatgataatacaGAGTGGAATTCCACAAATACTGTTCAATTACTCAATTATGCAAAAAGCCAAAAACATCTGGTAAATTGGGAACTTGGTAACG aaCCGAATTCATATTACCATCATACAGGATTTTCTGTAACGCCTCGTGAAATAGCCAACGCTTTCTTTCAGCTAAACAAGATTATGGAGTCGGACACATGGTGGAAACAATCACAACTAATTGGACCAGATGCAAACTCGATGTTCAAAACTTCAAGCTTGAAATTTCTTAAAAC AGTTGTTCATTACATGGGATCTATTTTGAATGCTGTGACATTTCATCA GTACTACATGGACAGTAGAGTGGCAACAGTTTATAACTTCACGGATCCTGCTCTTTTAGACGAGTTGCTACCCCAG CTGAAACATGTAAAAGAAATAGTTAATCGACAATCTCCAGATCTTCCCGTTTGGATAGGAGAAACTAGCTCATCCTATGGAGGTGGAGCAAAGGGTCTTTCGAACACTTACGTTGCAGGATTCAT GTGGCTTGATAAGCTGGGTTTATCTGCAAGTAACGGGATAGATATTGTATTCAGACAAACATTAGTAGAAGGAAACTACGCGTTGCTGGACGACAATTTCGATCCTAGGCCG GATTACTGGCTGACATTGCTATATAAAACATTGGTCGGAACTCGAATTTTGAATGTAACGAAAACAGTTGTCGGTGCAACTTCTAAACATCATACAAAGGTTCGAATATATGCGCATTGTACCAACACAGAAAG AACAACATATCCAGCAGGATCTGTGACGTTATATTATCTCAATTTGTCAACAAGTAGAAAGAAATTATCATTTGCACAACAAAGTGAACAAAACTTGACCATAGCAGTGACTTATATTTTGACTTCTACTCCAGGAGTTTTGAATTCAAG TGACATTTATTTGAACAACAAGAAGCTTCAAATGGTAGATATTCACACGATGCCAACTTTCAATCCACGTCAAGTTAACATCGGGGCAGGAAAAAAGATTAATTTGCCACCTTCGTCATTTGGATTTATAGTTTTGAAAGACTCTAAAATTAGGGCTTGCTTAAGATGA
- the LOC120348326 gene encoding heparanase-like isoform X1: protein MELLRRFVIALNLLVITCGKEIRISINGTEAIYIIDKKSPSVTLGMGIFKYGIIKYMNNTKLLTLAKALGPSYVRMGGTKSDHSRFVPGNFARQSRDQNCLGEMPNNEEFVRHMLKVAEWQYENSIAKERYRVSDDNVSYTGSEFDDLMSFVNCANWELIFGLNLLNKKNDNTEWNSTNTVQLLNYAKSQKHLVNWELGNEPNSYYHHTGFSVTPREIANAFFQLNKIMESDTWWKQSQLIGPDANSMFKTSSLKFLKTVVHYMGSILNAVTFHQYYMDSRVATVYNFTDPALLDELLPQLKHVKEIVNRQSPDLPVWIGETSSSYGGGAKGLSNTYVAGFMWLDKLGLSASNGIDIVFRQTLVEGNYALLDDNFDPRPDYWLTLLYKTLVGTRILNVTKTVVGATSKHHTKVRIYAHCTNTERTTYPAGSVTLYYLNLSTSRKKLSFAQQSEQNLTIAVTYILTSTPGVLNSSDIYLNNKKLQMVDIHTMPTFNPRQVNIGAGKKINLPPSSFGFIVLKDSKIRACLR from the exons ATGGAGTTATTGCGGAGATTTGTAATTGCTTTAAATCTGCTGGTTATCACGTGTGGAAAAGAG ATTCGCATCTCCATCAACGGTACGGAAGCCATTTACATAATCGATAAAAAATCTCCTTCCGTTACGCTAGGAATGGGAATTTTCAAATACGGGATCATCAAATATATGAA CAACACAAAACTCTTGACATTAGCAAAAGCTCTCGGACCATCGTATGTTAGAATGGGAGGAACAAAATCTGATCATTCACGTTTCGTCCCAGGAAATTTTGCCCGTCAAAGTCGAG atcaaAATTGTCTTGGAGAAATGCCAAATAACGAAGAATTTGTGAGACATATgctcaaagttgcagaatggCAATATGAAAATTCCATAGCAAAGGAAAGATACCGGGTATCTGATGATAATGTATCATACACAG GATCAGAGTTCGACGATCTGATGTCCTTCGTAAATTGTGCGAATTGGGAACTTATATTTGGACTAAAtctattgaataaaaaaaatgataatacaGAGTGGAATTCCACAAATACTGTTCAATTACTCAATTATGCAAAAAGCCAAAAACATCTGGTAAATTGGGAACTTGGTAACG aaCCGAATTCATATTACCATCATACAGGATTTTCTGTAACGCCTCGTGAAATAGCCAACGCTTTCTTTCAGCTAAACAAGATTATGGAGTCGGACACATGGTGGAAACAATCACAACTAATTGGACCAGATGCAAACTCGATGTTCAAAACTTCAAGCTTGAAATTTCTTAAAAC AGTTGTTCATTACATGGGATCTATTTTGAATGCTGTGACATTTCATCA GTACTACATGGACAGTAGAGTGGCAACAGTTTATAACTTCACGGATCCTGCTCTTTTAGACGAGTTGCTACCCCAG CTGAAACATGTAAAAGAAATAGTTAATCGACAATCTCCAGATCTTCCCGTTTGGATAGGAGAAACTAGCTCATCCTATGGAGGTGGAGCAAAGGGTCTTTCGAACACTTACGTTGCAGGATTCAT GTGGCTTGATAAGCTGGGTTTATCTGCAAGTAACGGGATAGATATTGTATTCAGACAAACATTAGTAGAAGGAAACTACGCGTTGCTGGACGACAATTTCGATCCTAGGCCG GATTACTGGCTGACATTGCTATATAAAACATTGGTCGGAACTCGAATTTTGAATGTAACGAAAACAGTTGTCGGTGCAACTTCTAAACATCATACAAAGGTTCGAATATATGCGCATTGTACCAACACAGAAAG AACAACATATCCAGCAGGATCTGTGACGTTATATTATCTCAATTTGTCAACAAGTAGAAAGAAATTATCATTTGCACAACAAAGTGAACAAAACTTGACCATAGCAGTGACTTATATTTTGACTTCTACTCCAGGAGTTTTGAATTCAAG TGACATTTATTTGAACAACAAGAAGCTTCAAATGGTAGATATTCACACGATGCCAACTTTCAATCCACGTCAAGTTAACATCGGGGCAGGAAAAAAGATTAATTTGCCACCTTCGTCATTTGGATTTATAGTTTTGAAAGACTCTAAAATTAGGGCTTGCTTAAGATGA